The Changchengzhania lutea genomic sequence GAAACATTGAAAAACGGAAATGGTTTATTATTAGAAAACTTTGGGGACAGTAATGAAATCAAACAAAAAATATTAGATCTCATAGAAAATAAAAATAAGCGTGTTAACATGGCTAAAAATGCTTTTGCAAACATTCGGTTTACAACTTGGGAAAATGTAGCAATAAAATACGGATTGCTTTTTGGAAAACTAGCGGAACGTATAGAAGATTTAAGGTTTAATTTACCCCCAATTAAACTAGATCATATTAAAAAACTAACTACCAATCATGGCATACTGCAATTTTCTAATTTTAGTGAACCAGACATAAATTCTGGTTATACTTTAGATGATAATGCCAGAGCTTTAATAAATATGGTTATGCACTATAATTTATATCGAAAAAAAAGCGTGCTTAACTATGCTGATATTTATTTAGGCTTTATTGAAAATATCCAGAGAGAAAATGGTTGGTTTGACAACTATCTGAACTATGAGCTCCAGCTAACAAAGGAAAATTACGAAACTAATCTTGAAGATGCTAACGGTAGAGCCGTTTGGAGTTTAGGCTATGTTATAGGGCATCAAAATATATTACCTTCTGGTTTTATTCATCGGGCAAAAAAATGTTGGCATAAAACTATAGATAGAATAGATGATATGAATTCCCCCAGAGCAATAGCATATACTATTAAAGGACTGTGTCACTATTATGCATCATACTCTGAAGAATCTGTAAAAAGCAAAGTAGAAAGATTAGCCAATAAGCTTTTACAACATTATAAGGTAAACTATGAAGAAGGTTGGCATTGGTATGAGGATTATATGACCTATGCCAACAATATCCTGCCAGAAGCTATGATGTACAGTTACTTGATTACTAAAAATGAGGATTATAAGAAAATAGCAGAAATTACTTTTGATTTCTTATTATCACAATATTTTATGAAGCGTCAAATAAAAGTAATCTCGAACAAAGGGTGGTTTAAGAAAAAAAACGAACGTGAATTTTATGGCGAACAACCTATAGAAATAGCTACCACTATTATTGCACTGGATTTATTTTACAGAATAACCGGTAAAACTAGGTATAAGAATCAACTTGAAATTGCCTTTAGTTGGTTTTTAGGTAATAATCATCTTAATCAAGTTATGTATAATCCTATAAATGGAGCCTCTTATGATGGTTTGGAAGACACACATGTAAATATTAACCAAGGAGCAGAATCTACCTTATGTTTTTTTAAGGCACAAATGATAATGGATAAATATACTAGAAAAGTAACTGTTTACAATCTTCGTAAAGCAGAATCCAAAGGGCAATGGGACAGTATTTTCCCAACAATTTTTAGTGATTAAATTTTAAAAACACAAATTAATTTATAATTAATTTGATTGTCTGTAAAGAATCATAAATGTACAAAGCACATCATTCTAAACTTGTTTCAGAATCTCATAAAAATATAAATCAATATAATTATATGAGGCGTTAAAACGAATTTAGGGTAACGTTAAGTCAATGACAAAAAACGGACATAAAAAATTAGTTAAAAGCCTGTATTTAATTTAAACCTACAGGCTTTTTAATGTATTAAATAACTCCTAATTATAATAACCTAATCCTGCAAAATGCTAAAGCATACCTTGGCAGTAACCCTATACATTTCTATTTTATTATTATTTACCGTTACCTGCATATCTTGTACATATACAGACTTAATTTTTTTTATAGTTTTAGAGGCTTCATTTACTATGTTTTTAATGGCATCTTCAAAACTAATGGGAGAGTTTCCCAAAATCTCAACTACTTTTAATACGGACATAATTTCTAATTTTATAATTAATAAATATGAATATAAAAGTTAATATCATATTATGAAATGATATAGATCATTTACAACCAATAATTAATCAACTAAATAATCTCTCTAGTATTCGTTGCTATTTCTCTTTTCCGGATTTTTTGTCGTTACTTTTTTCTTGCCGTTCCAATTTTCTAAAATAGGCTCGCGTTAAAAAATTGTGCTTTAAGGCTTCCATGTTCTGGTTGAACCTATCTGTGCCCTCATTTATGTTTTTGATTGCAGACTTTAAATTATTGACCAAAGACGTGTCCTTTAGAATATAACCATAGGCACCTTCACTAGAACTGAAATCATCAACAACGGTATTGATATTTGCCAAGACAGTTTCAATCTCAATACTTGAGGTTTCAAGATGACCAACAATGTTTTTTAGTTTTATGCCAGATATAGTGTCATTCATCAACATGCCCAAAACGGTGCCGTCATTTGTTTTTATCGAAGAGATGATTGTATTTAATCCGTTAATTGCATTTGTTGCCCCTCTACTAGCAACTCTGAGGTTGTTGACGGATCGCTTTAAACCTTCTGCCATGATCGTATCATTCAATAGCACACCCAAAGTACCTTTGCCCTCAATCATAGCGGTTGTGATCTTTAATAGATCCGAGGTAAGGATCGCGGCATTTTCAGAACCCACACTTAAGGTGCTCAAAATATCATCTGCTCCCAATTTGCTATAAGATTCAATAATATCGCCATTGCCAATGGCTTCAGAGCTCCCCTTGCCCGGAACGATATTGACAATCATGTTACCGACCAACCCGTCTGAGCCAATCGTAGCAATGGCATTCTTTTTAATGTGGGCCACAATAAATTCTTCAATGGCCATGTCTACCTTGATTGTAGAGTCATTAACCATGGCGATCTCTTTAATTGTCCCGATGCCAATTCCCGAGTAGCGTACATTGTTCCCTTTTTGCAAGCCATTTACATTTTGAAAAAAAGCACTTATTGCAAATGTTTTTTTGAACATGTTTTGCCGCTGCCCAATTACATAAACACCCACAATAAACAAAACCGTGCCTATGATGACAAAGAGTCCTAACCGTAATTTTTGTGGGCCTGTATCTCTCATAGTTCTTGTTTAAAAAAAGCTTTAATTTTGGGGTCCTTTAAGGTTGATAATTCGGCAAATGTTCCGACAGCGTAATCGATGCCGTCTATGAGCAATATCATCCTATCCGAAATAACCCGTGCACAATCCACATCATGGGTGATGATGAGTGAGGAGGTGCCATATTTTTTTTGAATGTCCTGCATCAGGATAATAATTTCCTTGGCCGTTATGGGGTCCAATCCACTAGTGGGCTCATCATACAGTATTACTTTTGGTCGTAGAATAAGGGTTCTTGCCAAAGCTACTCGCCGTTTCATCCCTCCAGATAGTTCTGCCGGCATTAAATCGATGGCACTCGCTAAACCGACATTTTCCAAAGCTTCAACAACCAACTTTTCGGTGTCAACGGTTTGATCATTTTTTCTGGTATGCCGCCGTAAAGGAAACTCCAAATTTTCTCGGACAGTCATGGAGTCATATAGTGCGCTGCCTTGAAATAAAAAGCCAATATCTGCTCGTAGCGTATCCAGTGCACCCTGATCCAGTTTGGTAATGTCCCTGTGCATTACCGAAATAGAACCGCTATCGGCTTCCATGAGCCCTACCAGGCATTTGATCATCACCGATTTTCCAGAACCTGACTTCCCCATGACCACTAAGTTTTCACCGTGGTACAATTGCATATTGAAGCCATTAAGCACATGGTTATCTCCAAAGCCCTTATGCAAACCTTTAATTTCAAGAACAACCTCTTTATCTGGTATGTTATGGAGCTCTGTCATAAACCATAAAATATATCGGTTACCAAAACAGCCATAAAATCGATAATAAACAATAACAATGATGAAAAAACAACCGCAGAGTTTGCTGCCTTTCCAACACCAGCCGTTCCTTTTTTACAATAGTAGCCCTTAAAACAACCCACAAGGCCAATGGCCAGACCAAAGAAAAATGATTTAATGGTTGCAGGCACAATGTCACCAAATTCCAACGAATCGAACACCTTGTTAAAATAGAGAACAAAGGAGACGTTACCTTTTACGCTTTCAACCAAAAAAGATCCAAATAACGCAATCGCATCTCCTACCACCACTAATAACGGAAGCATTAACGTGACCGCCAATGCCCGGGTCACCACCAAATATTTGAAAGGGTTGGTTCCAGACACTTCCATAGCATCAATTTGTTCTGTTACGCGCATAGAACCCAGTTCCGCACCTATACCGGAGCCAATTCTACCAGCACAGACCAAGGCCGTAATTATTGGGCCAATCTCCCTTACGATAGAAATACCGACCATGGACGGCATCCATGATACGGCACCAAATTCCATGAGGGTTGGACGGGTTTGCAAGGTCAGTACGAGTCCAATTATAAAACCTGTAATGCCTACCAGTACTAAGGAGCGATTTCCCATATTATAGCATTGGCGCCATAGTTCCTTCAATTCAAAAGGTGGTTTGAAAACATTGTTAAAAAAACGTGCCGTAAAGTAGGACAGCTCCCCAATTTCAACTAAGAAGGCCTTTAATTGGGCACGTATATTACCGAATCCTGACATATTGAATATAGCATTCTATCCAAATGTATGGCAATCGCGGTATACGTGAAATGATAAAAATCATTGGTCTGATAAATATCATTTCGAGCAAGTGGCCTTGATTGTAATTTTCCGCAAATACTTATAGTGGTGAAAATAGGTTTGGTACTATCAGGTGGCGGTACAAGGGGCATTGCCCATGTTGGCGAAAAGCCTTGGAGGAAAACAATATTTTCCCTACACATATTGCAGGGGCAAGTGCCGGGGCCACTGTGGGCGCACTATATGCCCATGGTTACAGCTGGAAAGCCATTTTAAGGTTTTTTAAGGACATCCAGGTATTGGACATAAAAAAATATGCTCTTGGCAAACCTGGGTTTATTGATACTGAAAAGTTTTATCCCCAATTTAACGATTATATAAAAGAAGACCATTTTGATGCCCTCCAAAAACCATTATATATTACTGCAACAGATATTTTAAATGGACAGCGTAAAACGTTTCACTCTGGACAACTTATCAAGCCCATACTTGCTTCTGCAGCATTTCCTGGTGTATTTGCGCCTGTAAAAATTGAAGGTTCTTGTTATGTTGATGGCTACAATGCCATAACCATTAAGGATTTAAAGCATTCGCATCATGGGATAGAGCACGCTTTTAAACTAAGGCCGGTTAAAGGTGGCCGTTCAAAATTTAGCGATTGCGATTTGGTCATTTCCCCAAAGGAGTTGAACAAATACGGAACGTTCGATAAAAAATACCTCGATGGTATTTTCAATATAGGCTACCAGGCCACTGTCAAGGCACTCAACAGGGATCCTTTGTTTAAGTTAAAATCCACTCTTAGGGTTAGTTGAACTGAGCATTATCATTTCAATAACTCTCAAGGACATTTATCTTTAAATTTAGATTAAAGACTTTCTTAAATTTATAATATATAGTATGTCTGTAAGCAAAAAAAACAGTAAAAACCTTAGAATTTAAAACAACTTAAAATATTAAAATGGAAACACTACAGGAAAAAGAAGACAAGGTATCTATACCCCGAATTGGAGATATGGCGCCAGAATTTGAAGCAGTAACCACACAAGGGAATATCACGTTCCCTAATGATTATGTTGGAGAATGGGTTATTTTATTCAGTCATCCGGCCGATTTTACGCCTGTTTGCACCAGTGAGTTTATAACCTTCGCCCATCTCGAAGATAAATTTGCCAAAGCCAATTGTAAGCTGGTTGGTCTTTCTATAGACGGCTTATACAGCCATATTGCTTGGTTAAGAACCATAAAAGAAAAAATTGAATTCAACGGCATGAAAAACGTTGAAGTAAAATTTCCATTAATTGAGGACATTACCATGGAGATTGCCAAAAAATATGGCATGATTCAACCAGGAGAAAGCAAAACGCAAGCTGTAAGAGCGGTGTTCTTTATTGATCCAAAAGGTATTATTCGAGCGTTAATTTACTATCCTTTAAGTTTAGGACGAAACTTTGATGAAATTTATAGAGCCCTGATTGCGATGCAAACATCAGATAAGTTCGCTGTGGCCACCCCTGCAGATTGGACACCAGGAGATGATGTAATTGTGTCACCAGCAGGGTCATGTGATCAAGCGCAAGAGCGCATGATTAATACGGATGAATTGGAATGTGAGGATTGGTTTTTCTGCACTAAAAAATTAGACAGAGACACTATTTTAAGTGATATTTTAAAAAATTAACACAAAAACTAACAAGATGTTCCTTAAGTTAAGCCCCCCTGTTTTTTTGGTAATTACCTTGTTAGTTTCATTAAAATTTTGCTGTCCTAAAGAAGATGATAATCTTATTGTGTATTCTAACACCAGAAATATAACTGCTTCAATTCAAAGTTTAAAAACTATTGTAGTTGATACTCCAATCACGGTTGGTGACTATTTTGAGTTTTTAGATTCTATTGTTTGTAAATACGATTCTTTAGTATCGTATAAATTAAGCGAACATCTTTTGGTTAGGGCAAACCCCTGGATTATAGACACACTTAAAAGTACTGATTATTATAGAATGAAAGCACAAGATTCATTTGTATATAATCAAAAAAAGATGATTGTTTTGCGCAAAGGAACTTCTATAATAATCCCCGATTCTACTAATGCTATAAATCTTCTAAACTCATTCAAAAGGACTAGTATTGATATAAATATCCCTGAGTTTAAACTGCGCATTTTCGAAGATTCTATTAAACGTTATGAATTTCCAGTTCGAGTTGGAATAAACCAAAAGAAATACCTTAAAATGGCCGGTAGAGCTGTCGATTTAAAAACTAAAACGGGTAGTGGTGTCATTGCAAATCATGTTCTAAATCCGAGCTACTACAACCCAGTAAATGGACATCGATATTTTGTAACCAAAAGAGATGATGAAAAAGTTACCAAATTACCTCAAATTCCTTTTATAGAAACTGAAATAAATAGTATTAGAAACGGGCAACTAATTCATCCAACCACCAACCCTATAACATTAGGGAAAGCCTATTCCAATGGGTGTATTGGCACAAAAGAAGCCGATGCTTGGGTTATTTACTATTATGCCCCAATTGGTACAAAAATAAATATAAGATACGATTTAAACGTGACGGATGAAGAAGGTAAAAAAGTAACGTTAAAAGATATTTATGGTTTCAATAAATGATTACCCGTTTTTATAGAATTTGTTAATTCATTTTCCGTTTTCTTATTGTCGTTCCAAAAACCTAAATTAAATGGTCGTATCTGCAATATTGGCCAAAGCTTCATCAGTTAAAAAAGCGTGATGACCCTTAATTTATACGTTTGGAACTGCATTTAGTTTTATAAGCATATCATCCTTTGGATTGGACTTGCAACAAAAAGTCGGACAAATTTTCTAAGACCTATAATCTGGTCCAAATGCAGATTTTAAATTATTTTTTTGCATAATTATATATAAAAGCATATA encodes the following:
- a CDS encoding glycosyltransferase, which gives rise to MKFLERGMKMLIVGSYPPRKCGIATFSNDTVNAIGNMFGSTLPIEVCALQNEGPPLSYGEEVSYILSTSILKNYRLIAEKINERNDIGLVCIQHEFGLYGGVLGDYLLAFLLALNKPVITVFHSVLPNPNEKRKKVIQTIDALSDKLIALTSISKEILINDYKCSQHKIRIIPHGTHIVLWEQKNALKLKYEYHNKIVLSTFGLLSENKNIETAIYALKDVVKKHPDVVYLVIGKTHPEIIKREGEVYRNRLLEITKKLKLQDHIIFINKYLKLKQLLEYLTLSDIYLFTSKDPNQAVSGTLVYALSCGCAVISNPIPHAVETLKNGNGLLLENFGDSNEIKQKILDLIENKNKRVNMAKNAFANIRFTTWENVAIKYGLLFGKLAERIEDLRFNLPPIKLDHIKKLTTNHGILQFSNFSEPDINSGYTLDDNARALINMVMHYNLYRKKSVLNYADIYLGFIENIQRENGWFDNYLNYELQLTKENYETNLEDANGRAVWSLGYVIGHQNILPSGFIHRAKKCWHKTIDRIDDMNSPRAIAYTIKGLCHYYASYSEESVKSKVERLANKLLQHYKVNYEEGWHWYEDYMTYANNILPEAMMYSYLITKNEDYKKIAEITFDFLLSQYFMKRQIKVISNKGWFKKKNEREFYGEQPIEIATTIIALDLFYRITGKTRYKNQLEIAFSWFLGNNHLNQVMYNPINGASYDGLEDTHVNINQGAESTLCFFKAQMIMDKYTRKVTVYNLRKAESKGQWDSIFPTIFSD
- a CDS encoding dodecin family protein, with product MSVLKVVEILGNSPISFEDAIKNIVNEASKTIKKIKSVYVQDMQVTVNNNKIEMYRVTAKVCFSILQD
- a CDS encoding MlaD family protein, translating into MRDTGPQKLRLGLFVIIGTVLFIVGVYVIGQRQNMFKKTFAISAFFQNVNGLQKGNNVRYSGIGIGTIKEIAMVNDSTIKVDMAIEEFIVAHIKKNAIATIGSDGLVGNMIVNIVPGKGSSEAIGNGDIIESYSKLGADDILSTLSVGSENAAILTSDLLKITTAMIEGKGTLGVLLNDTIMAEGLKRSVNNLRVASRGATNAINGLNTIISSIKTNDGTVLGMLMNDTISGIKLKNIVGHLETSSIEIETVLANINTVVDDFSSSEGAYGYILKDTSLVNNLKSAIKNINEGTDRFNQNMEALKHNFLTRAYFRKLERQEKSNDKKSGKEK
- a CDS encoding ABC transporter ATP-binding protein, coding for MTELHNIPDKEVVLEIKGLHKGFGDNHVLNGFNMQLYHGENLVVMGKSGSGKSVMIKCLVGLMEADSGSISVMHRDITKLDQGALDTLRADIGFLFQGSALYDSMTVRENLEFPLRRHTRKNDQTVDTEKLVVEALENVGLASAIDLMPAELSGGMKRRVALARTLILRPKVILYDEPTSGLDPITAKEIIILMQDIQKKYGTSSLIITHDVDCARVISDRMILLIDGIDYAVGTFAELSTLKDPKIKAFFKQEL
- a CDS encoding MlaE family ABC transporter permease: MSGFGNIRAQLKAFLVEIGELSYFTARFFNNVFKPPFELKELWRQCYNMGNRSLVLVGITGFIIGLVLTLQTRPTLMEFGAVSWMPSMVGISIVREIGPIITALVCAGRIGSGIGAELGSMRVTEQIDAMEVSGTNPFKYLVVTRALAVTLMLPLLVVVGDAIALFGSFLVESVKGNVSFVLYFNKVFDSLEFGDIVPATIKSFFFGLAIGLVGCFKGYYCKKGTAGVGKAANSAVVFSSLLLFIIDFMAVLVTDIFYGL
- a CDS encoding patatin-like phospholipase family protein, producing MEENNIFPTHIAGASAGATVGALYAHGYSWKAILRFFKDIQVLDIKKYALGKPGFIDTEKFYPQFNDYIKEDHFDALQKPLYITATDILNGQRKTFHSGQLIKPILASAAFPGVFAPVKIEGSCYVDGYNAITIKDLKHSHHGIEHAFKLRPVKGGRSKFSDCDLVISPKELNKYGTFDKKYLDGIFNIGYQATVKALNRDPLFKLKSTLRVS
- a CDS encoding peroxiredoxin; translated protein: METLQEKEDKVSIPRIGDMAPEFEAVTTQGNITFPNDYVGEWVILFSHPADFTPVCTSEFITFAHLEDKFAKANCKLVGLSIDGLYSHIAWLRTIKEKIEFNGMKNVEVKFPLIEDITMEIAKKYGMIQPGESKTQAVRAVFFIDPKGIIRALIYYPLSLGRNFDEIYRALIAMQTSDKFAVATPADWTPGDDVIVSPAGSCDQAQERMINTDELECEDWFFCTKKLDRDTILSDILKN
- a CDS encoding L,D-transpeptidase: MFLKLSPPVFLVITLLVSLKFCCPKEDDNLIVYSNTRNITASIQSLKTIVVDTPITVGDYFEFLDSIVCKYDSLVSYKLSEHLLVRANPWIIDTLKSTDYYRMKAQDSFVYNQKKMIVLRKGTSIIIPDSTNAINLLNSFKRTSIDINIPEFKLRIFEDSIKRYEFPVRVGINQKKYLKMAGRAVDLKTKTGSGVIANHVLNPSYYNPVNGHRYFVTKRDDEKVTKLPQIPFIETEINSIRNGQLIHPTTNPITLGKAYSNGCIGTKEADAWVIYYYAPIGTKINIRYDLNVTDEEGKKVTLKDIYGFNK